The Dokdonella sp. nucleotide sequence GGGGCCGTACTGCTGTAGGTCGCGGTGATCACGCCGTTGGCTCCCACTGCAACCTGGGAGACGTACTTGCCCGTGATCGACGCGGCCGCCGCGAGGCCGGCGTCCGCATTGCTGGTCGGCGCGGTGCCACGGTTGGAGTAGAACTCGGCCACGGCGGTCTTGGCGCCGTCGGCCAGCACCGCACCTTCCGAGACCTGCGAGCGGATCACATAGTCCTGGTAGGCCGGCAGCGCGATGGCGGCGAGGATGGCGATGATCGCGACGACGATCATGAGTTCGATGAGGGTGAAGCCCTGGGTCTTCTTCATGTTCATGACAAAGGTTCCTTTGAAAGGGTGTGACGCATTGAAAAGGTAAATCCGGATTGCCCCTGGCTTCCGGTTCGGTCGACCCGGGAAAGCTTTCCTGGCCGCCCGCTTCGACAAATCCCGGAAGCGTGCGGAGGATAGAGCAGCATCCGTGCCAAGTGGGCGGAATCTGCGGCGCGGCGTAACAATCCTTGATGATCGTCACAGGCCGTGCACCGTGCCGGGGCTCCCGGACGCGCGATCTGTGCCAGCGATCACGCAGCACCCGCGGGGACCGGGTGGCTGCCGGCCTGCGGGCGGTGTCGGGAGCTTCCGCAGGCGATGTCAGCATGTGACGCCGATTGTCAGGAATGGCGGACAGCGGGGCGCGGCCTCAATTGGGATCGATGGCGATGACGCCGAGGACCGCGCCGGTGCGCGCATCCAGCAGCATCGTCAGGCTGGCCTTGCGCGCATCCACCGGCAGCCAGGCCAGTTCGGATTCCGGCTTGGCGTGTTCCTTCAGCCAGGCGTCGATGGCGGCGGCCGCATCCGCCTGCCGGTCGCGCAGCGCCGCGATCGGCTTGGCGCGGGCGCGCAGGTGGTCGGCTTCCTCGGCGTAGTCGACGAAATAGCGCGGCTGGTTCTGCACATCACGCCCGGCGAATCCGGCAAAGAGCAGGTCGCTGCGCTCTTTCGGGTCGCTCGGCAGGCGTGCGGCGACCAGGCGCGGGCCGGTCCACGGGAGGCTGGCAAAGCGCGGGTCACGCGCCTCCGCCAGATCGGCCGGCGCGATCTCGTTGGCCGCCACCACCACGAAACGATCCACTGCCGCGACGATGAAGGCCGGCCGCGCCGAAGCGATGACATGGAGCCCGTAGAGCAGGGCCGCTGCTTGCACCACGACGATGACGCCGAGGTCGAACCTGAGCCCGGGCTTGCCCGCCTTGAACACGACCAGGGTAAGCAGGGGGCCGAGCACCAGGTCGATGCCGATCAGGGTGAGGGTGAGTTCCTGCCCGCCCGCTGCCTGGAAGTACGGCGAGGGATACCACACGCCGAACACCAGGGTGAGCACGGCAAGGCCGATCAGCACACTGATCGCAAGGTGGATTCCGGCGGCTTTCCAGCGGGACATGGTGTGTGAACCGAGGGGAGCGGCGGGGGATTCTAGTGCGGCTGGTCGATCGTGCAATGGGGGTGACGTTGCAAGGTGTGCGACATCGACATCCGCTTCGATCTCAACGGCGCGAGTTTTGTCTGGGATGACGAGAAGGCCCGGCCCTGAATCACGACGTCACGTCCAGGCACGCGGCGGAGGTGTTTTTCGATCCGTTCTTCCGGCTGGTGGATGCCAGTCGCAATGACGAGGCCCGCGACGCGGTGATTGGCCATGACGTTCAGGGGCGACTTTTGTTCGTCGTGCACATCGAGATCGATGGCGAGTGCATCCGCATCATTTCGGCCCGCAAGGCCACGAAACAGGAAGGTGACATCCATGATTCCTGACAAACTGAAGGCCCGGATGAAGAAGGACCGGGAAATGACCAGCATTACGTTGCGCATCCCCGTGGATGTGGTCGAATCGTTGAAGGCGATTGCGCCACACAAGGGCATGAGCGGATACCAGGCGCTGCTGAAGGCGTATGTGAGCGAGGGTCTGCGTCGCGATGAGGCGGTGCATGTCTTCGGCCCGGCCGCGCGTCTGGCGCAGGCATTGCGCAAGCGCGGCGTGCCCGCGGAGCTGATCGAGGCGGCGGTGCAGGAGGCGGCGGCTTGAGTCGACGCAGGTGTTTCGGATGATGCATGGCCAGCCATGCAACATCGCCTGGCAGCAGAGCACGATCGAATCGCCTGCCGTGTTGTCGCAAACACGCACCCCGATGATGCCCTGGCGTGATGGCCTGCCATGTCCTGCCGTGGGCGCCCGTTCACGGGCAATCGGTGGCGAGGCGTGTCATCACGGAAAGCATCGCCCGTGAACGGACTCCTTACGGGGTGGGTTCAAGCCTTGGCCTTGAGTCTGGCGACGAGGTTGCCGAGGACGTGCTGGGCTTCGGCGGAGAACCAGCGGTCGACGAATGGGGCGGTGTCCATCGCGCCGGGGCGGTCGAACAGGGCGACGAGGTCGGCGCGGGCGATGCGGCGGGTTTCGGTCATGGCCTCGACGGGCAGGGCGAGCAGGTCGGTGAGCCAGCGGATGGCGTGCTCGACGACCTGTTCGGCATCGGCCAGCGCGTCGACAAGGCCGACATCGAGGGCGCGTTCGGCTTCGAGCATGGCACCTGCGACCATCAGGCGTTCGGCGCGGTGGTTGCCGACCAGGCGGCGCAGGGTGGCCTGGACCAGTTCCGGCACGACCAGGCCGACCTGGGTTTCGTTGAGGCCGATGCGATAGTCGCCGCGCGCCATGATGCGGTAGTCGCAGAAGATCGACAGCACCGCGCCGCCGGCCGGGCTGTGGCCGGTGATGGCG carries:
- the tfpZ gene encoding TfpX/TfpZ family type IV pilin accessory protein — translated: MSRWKAAGIHLAISVLIGLAVLTLVFGVWYPSPYFQAAGGQELTLTLIGIDLVLGPLLTLVVFKAGKPGLRFDLGVIVVVQAAALLYGLHVIASARPAFIVAAVDRFVVVAANEIAPADLAEARDPRFASLPWTGPRLVAARLPSDPKERSDLLFAGFAGRDVQNQPRYFVDYAEEADHLRARAKPIAALRDRQADAAAAIDAWLKEHAKPESELAWLPVDARKASLTMLLDARTGAVLGVIAIDPN
- a CDS encoding enoyl-CoA hydratase/isomerase family protein, whose protein sequence is MTVLETLRHHDILELRLSRPPVNALDAELIRCLREAVEAAPASGARGIVLSGRPGMFSGGLDVPALLQLDRATMRTVWADFFGLLHALGTSPVPVVAAITGHSPAGGAVLSIFCDYRIMARGDYRIGLNETQVGLVVPELVQATLRRLVGNHRAERLMVAGAMLEAERALDVGLVDALADAEQVVEHAIRWLTDLLALPVEAMTETRRIARADLVALFDRPGAMDTAPFVDRWFSAEAQHVLGNLVARLKAKA
- a CDS encoding pilin, which translates into the protein MKKTQGFTLIELMIVVAIIAILAAIALPAYQDYVIRSQVSEGAVLADGAKTAVAEFYSNRGTAPTSNADAGLAAAASITGKYVSQVAVGANGVITATYSSTAPRRANNTINSSTLVFTPSFGATAGSTVWTCSSAIAPKYLPTICRGGQN